Proteins co-encoded in one Ictalurus furcatus strain D&B chromosome 9, Billie_1.0, whole genome shotgun sequence genomic window:
- the myct1b gene encoding myc target protein 1 homolog, which produces MAANENDAILEILKTFDIEELILAFCLSMLIGLLIGILIFILLTWISRHRASVRISTRPNQSSGAAGLRNLQGQLGSYRSNDFNLNSDSTSRAGLTLQRQTSVDPNELLGRSPSFQASTFRPPRKKGSDEKEDENQRALLHDTTAIDSVTDPYNMAQSESFWLGKGSLRGFLPTQTPPPAYDSVIHIFQETHT; this is translated from the exons ATGGCCGCAAATGAAAACGATGCCATTTtggaaatattaaaaacattcgATATTG aGGAGCTGATCCTGGCTTTCTGCTTATCAATGCTTATTGGTCTGCTGATTGGAATCCTAATTTTCATCCTCCTAACATGGATCTCCAGACACAGAGCTTCAGTGAGGATTAGCACACGTCCCAATCAATCATCTGGAGCTGCTGGATTACGCAACCTCCAGGGCCAGCTGGGCAGCTACAGGAGTAATGACTTCAATCTGAACAGTGACAGCACAAGCAGAGCCGGGTTAACCCTTCAGAGACAGACATCTGTTGACCCTAATGAACTGCTCGGACGCAGCCCCAGTTTTCAAGCATCCACCTTTCGACCACCGCGGAAAAAGGGCAGTGATGAAAAGGAAGATGAGAATCAAAGAGCTTTGCTTCATGACACCACTGCCATTGACTCTGTGACAGATCCTTATAATATGGCCCAATCAGAATCATTCTGGTTAGGGAAAGGCAGTCTGAGAGGCTTCCTTCCTACACAGACTCCTCCACCTGCATATGACAGTGTTATTCATATCTTTCAAGAAACTCACACCTGA